The following are encoded together in the Methylomonas methanica MC09 genome:
- a CDS encoding restriction endonuclease subunit S: MKLPESWIEARLDDVLNRVDAKIDPQSSSISSHFYVGLEHIESHTGRLLREAEDKTDGSDILSIKTQFKTGDILYGKLRPNLNKVYLAEQDGICSTDIWALRPISVIIPEFAVQYLRSAAVHVRTSQLAAGANLPRVPASSFDRIPIVLPTVLEQQRIVDLFGHLNVVAKAKQTINEQIDQLVRTAYWEHFSEWYTKDGLVDPVRISEYVADSQYGVSEAMEGTGSHAVLRMNSITTSGWLDLTDLKYANLSKKDIKATALQDGDLLFNRTNSKELVGKCAIWRDTAGAFSYASYLVRFRLKEGMLPEFLWATLNSAYGKYRLLNSAKQAVSMANVSPTDLGRITVPLPPIALQEKFAYFVRQIEKLREQMLSNLAAFSELQAVVTQQALLGDLTAQWREQNKAKIEVAALERDAFLAERGLKATSSTGDSKSVPVPEHSERLARHWLINELSELQYAVWTMLRHEWRNLVIVDDPEAFNDFCTNEQTTWPIEHFNASPNRIRRTLEQLAGLGLIAKVSVPRQNASTLQTDYLTAFRPLRNDENTRLRDAAMLKGALNKNEQSETSGGNSDKWGSW, from the coding sequence ATGAAATTGCCGGAAAGCTGGATAGAGGCAAGGCTAGACGATGTCTTGAATCGTGTCGATGCCAAGATTGATCCTCAATCGTCCTCGATTTCGTCTCACTTCTATGTCGGACTTGAACACATTGAAAGCCATACAGGGCGTTTGCTCCGGGAAGCCGAAGACAAAACCGATGGTAGCGACATATTAAGTATCAAAACTCAATTCAAAACCGGGGACATTCTTTACGGGAAACTCCGTCCCAATCTTAATAAAGTTTATTTGGCTGAACAGGATGGAATTTGTAGTACTGACATTTGGGCTTTACGACCAATCAGTGTAATAATTCCAGAGTTCGCAGTTCAGTATCTGAGATCGGCAGCGGTTCATGTTCGCACCTCCCAATTGGCTGCCGGTGCAAATTTGCCTCGCGTACCGGCAAGTTCTTTTGATCGTATTCCGATTGTTCTTCCCACTGTTCTCGAACAACAACGTATCGTCGATTTGTTTGGGCATTTGAATGTCGTTGCAAAGGCAAAGCAAACTATAAACGAGCAAATAGATCAGTTGGTCAGAACTGCTTATTGGGAACATTTCAGTGAGTGGTATACCAAGGATGGTTTGGTTGATCCAGTCCGAATAAGCGAATACGTTGCCGACTCGCAATATGGCGTATCCGAAGCCATGGAAGGAACTGGTTCTCATGCCGTGCTGCGTATGAACAGTATTACAACCAGCGGCTGGCTGGATTTAACGGACTTGAAATATGCGAATCTCTCCAAAAAAGACATCAAAGCAACGGCATTGCAGGACGGCGATCTGTTATTCAATCGCACCAATTCAAAAGAATTAGTCGGTAAATGCGCGATTTGGCGAGATACAGCCGGGGCATTTAGTTATGCCTCCTATCTTGTGCGCTTTCGATTGAAAGAAGGCATGCTACCCGAGTTTCTTTGGGCTACGCTCAACAGTGCTTACGGCAAATACCGCCTTTTGAATTCAGCGAAACAAGCGGTCAGTATGGCGAATGTAAGCCCAACAGACCTTGGGCGAATCACTGTTCCCTTGCCACCAATAGCATTGCAAGAAAAATTTGCCTATTTCGTCAGGCAGATAGAAAAGCTTCGCGAGCAAATGCTAAGCAACTTAGCAGCATTTAGCGAGTTGCAAGCCGTTGTGACTCAACAGGCGTTGCTGGGTGATCTTACCGCACAGTGGCGCGAACAAAACAAGGCAAAAATCGAAGTCGCCGCGCTAGAAAGAGATGCATTCCTGGCCGAACGTGGACTCAAAGCAACTTCATCGACCGGAGATTCCAAGTCCGTTCCAGTTCCAGAACACTCTGAACGCCTCGCCCGCCACTGGCTGATCAACGAACTTAGCGAATTGCAATATGCTGTTTGGACCATGCTCCGGCACGAATGGCGTAACTTGGTCATTGTCGACGATCCCGAAGCGTTTAACGACTTCTGCACCAATGAGCAAACCACTTGGCCGATCGAACACTTTAACGCCTCGCCCAATCGCATTCGCCGCACCCTGGAACAATTGGCGGGATTGGGCTTAATCGCCAAAGTCAGTGTACCGCGCCAGAATGCCTCCACGCTGCAAACCGACTATTTGACGGCGTTCCGTCCGTTACGA
- a CDS encoding HsdM family class I SAM-dependent methyltransferase: MLAPHIKKKVDELWNRFWAAGLTNPLVAVEQITYLLFLKRLEDIDLKRVNRGLKSIYEPNEKEQGEIDDLNVKIARKLAHKEDLDTLRDLYDYGRCRWSYIRQSEKTNPRHLAEVVFPWLRTIDSRLTDQETDSELGGLDKRMADAYFQLDPNKGQVLGDAIDKIDQLFARAGDGSAAQDIMGDTFEYLLSEMATAGKNGQFRTPRHLIRFMVELLDPEPGDKIIDPAAGTGGFLFSAQQYLMRKFTPLNTIRLEWDGTPHRLDGAGTTTGEYAEIHNGANFVGLDNDRTMTRIGWMNLILHDIADPQLVQGDSLSKREGKAKLAELLTPESYRFVLANPPFTGTVDTADLEKDSVLFPRIGGGGKKKDDAVTNKSELLFLWLMLDLLQIGGRCAVIIPEGVLFGNTDAHKRLRRELLTEHVVEAVISLPGGVFQPYTGVKTSILIFRKETRRDDKQNLTGQAPRTEYVWFYEIENDGFTLDAKRNARPGQANDLWDALVKFKTWLNEGRAGAERLEKTYWQPIFHKERWRQALLLDNANQLTAAGSAFANQTDSGMWDGQVWGIHELFREIPSDPKAAEEQIKTEVQPVLLELAKRYLAPATREIWAKWHPAIVQAPQQALDDWQKAIKNLPQEFRRAASDAQRFFESEDTPALSLWKDWIKEALNTVLAEYETIITQANRSSFGEYQAVNNLAQEMETLAREVAKLDGFDVVLRSLAIDQQTTIETAKHWVVPVRNWLQNEDWQSVDGKLQGSHDASGLVRAEYAQAMLAEGLYDDKGNLKDGLLDPDCIEARDWNLSAGQYKPFDFSQLKSDKSVVELIGELRETEQKIIGGLDKLLAMVEGQE; this comes from the coding sequence ATGCTAGCTCCGCATATCAAGAAAAAAGTTGATGAACTTTGGAACCGCTTTTGGGCGGCCGGCCTAACCAATCCCTTGGTCGCCGTCGAACAAATCACCTATCTGTTGTTTTTAAAACGTCTTGAAGACATCGACCTCAAAAGAGTCAACCGAGGCCTCAAATCCATATACGAACCTAACGAGAAAGAACAAGGAGAAATTGACGATCTAAATGTGAAGATCGCTCGTAAGTTAGCCCACAAAGAAGACTTAGATACACTGAGAGATCTTTACGATTATGGTCGTTGCCGTTGGAGCTACATCCGCCAGTCGGAAAAAACCAATCCGCGCCATCTTGCCGAAGTCGTGTTTCCCTGGCTGAGAACCATAGACAGCCGTTTGACCGACCAGGAAACCGATTCCGAATTGGGTGGTTTGGACAAGCGCATGGCCGATGCCTATTTTCAGCTCGATCCTAATAAAGGCCAAGTGCTCGGCGACGCCATCGATAAAATAGATCAATTATTCGCCCGCGCCGGTGACGGCTCTGCCGCCCAAGACATCATGGGTGATACCTTCGAATACCTGCTCAGCGAGATGGCCACCGCCGGCAAAAACGGCCAATTCCGCACCCCAAGGCATTTGATCCGCTTCATGGTCGAACTGCTCGATCCCGAACCCGGCGACAAAATTATCGACCCTGCCGCCGGGACCGGCGGCTTTTTGTTCAGCGCTCAGCAATACCTGATGCGCAAATTCACGCCACTCAACACTATCCGCCTAGAATGGGATGGTACCCCGCACCGCTTGGACGGCGCCGGCACAACCACGGGTGAATACGCTGAAATCCATAACGGCGCCAATTTCGTTGGCTTGGACAACGACCGCACCATGACCCGCATCGGCTGGATGAACCTGATCCTGCACGACATCGCCGACCCGCAACTGGTGCAAGGCGATTCGCTCAGCAAGCGCGAAGGTAAAGCGAAGCTGGCCGAATTGCTTACGCCGGAAAGCTACCGATTCGTGCTTGCCAATCCGCCGTTCACCGGTACCGTCGATACTGCCGATTTGGAAAAAGACAGCGTGTTGTTTCCGCGCATCGGTGGCGGTGGCAAGAAAAAAGACGATGCCGTCACCAACAAAAGTGAGCTGCTGTTTTTGTGGTTGATGCTGGACTTGCTGCAAATTGGTGGACGCTGCGCGGTGATCATTCCCGAAGGCGTGTTGTTCGGCAACACCGACGCCCACAAACGCCTGCGCCGCGAACTGCTAACCGAGCACGTCGTCGAAGCGGTGATTTCGCTGCCCGGCGGCGTCTTTCAGCCTTATACCGGCGTCAAAACCTCGATCCTGATCTTCCGTAAGGAAACCCGCCGCGACGACAAACAAAACCTGACCGGGCAAGCGCCGCGCACCGAATATGTCTGGTTTTACGAAATCGAAAATGACGGTTTTACGCTGGATGCCAAACGCAACGCTCGCCCCGGTCAAGCGAACGACTTGTGGGATGCCTTGGTGAAATTCAAAACTTGGCTGAACGAAGGCCGCGCCGGTGCGGAGAGGTTGGAAAAAACCTATTGGCAACCGATATTCCACAAAGAACGCTGGCGGCAAGCTCTGCTGCTCGATAACGCCAATCAACTGACGGCGGCGGGTTCTGCCTTTGCCAATCAAACCGATAGCGGCATGTGGGACGGCCAGGTTTGGGGCATACATGAGCTGTTCCGGGAAATACCCAGCGATCCTAAAGCGGCCGAGGAGCAGATCAAGACCGAGGTACAACCCGTCTTACTGGAATTAGCCAAACGCTATCTGGCACCCGCAACCCGCGAGATTTGGGCCAAATGGCATCCGGCAATAGTCCAAGCACCGCAACAAGCCCTGGATGACTGGCAAAAAGCCATCAAAAATTTGCCGCAAGAATTCCGCCGGGCCGCCAGCGATGCCCAGCGCTTTTTCGAGAGCGAAGACACCCCGGCTTTGTCGCTCTGGAAAGATTGGATTAAAGAAGCGCTGAATACCGTGCTGGCCGAATATGAAACCATTATTACCCAGGCCAACCGCAGCAGTTTTGGCGAATATCAGGCAGTCAATAATTTAGCGCAGGAAATGGAAACCTTGGCTCGCGAAGTGGCCAAGTTGGATGGCTTCGATGTCGTGCTACGTAGTCTCGCAATTGATCAGCAAACGACGATAGAAACCGCCAAGCATTGGGTCGTACCGGTACGCAATTGGCTGCAAAACGAAGATTGGCAATCGGTGGACGGCAAGCTACAAGGCTCGCATGATGCCAGCGGCTTGGTGCGGGCTGAATATGCTCAGGCCATGCTGGCCGAGGGGCTATACGACGACAAAGGCAACTTGAAAGACGGCTTGCTCGACCCGGATTGCATCGAAGCCCGCGACTGGAACCTGTCGGCCGGACAATACAAACCCTTCGATTTCAGCCAGCTCAAGAGTGACAAGAGCGTCGTCGAGTTGATTGGTGAGCTTAGAGAGACCGAGCAAAAGATCATTGGCGGTTTGGATAAACTGCTGGCAATGGTTGAGGGGCAGGAATGA
- a CDS encoding DEAD/DEAH box helicase family protein, whose translation MSAITPTETSTRAELIDSQLARAGWSKQRKMLLEEVLLQIAIPDQPYGKDQFADYILLGSDGKPLAVVEAKRTARDELAGKRQAADYAEAIKAKTGIDPFIFLTNGKEIQFWDRDRYPPRKIAGFYTRDDLERLKHQKQYALPVSEVSINADIAGRDYQNEAIRRVTEGVDAAKRKFLLVMATGTGKTRTTIALVDTLLRAKRVQKVLFLADRRELVRQAMSEFKTHLPNESLSRIEGGATTGARIQFATYPSMMQVYQRLSVGCYDLIVADESHRSIYQRYKAIFDHFDAIQLGLTATPTDYIDHNTFELFDCGDGLPSYYYSYEQAVADKNLVYYRVLDAQTNFQLQGIQGDALPEPLKQMAKDQGVELDELNFDGSDIEKGVINQGTNDAIVREFMDKCRKDARGLPHKTIIFAVSHAHAKRLYESFNRLYPELQRQGMAEIIDSHMERADATLDDFKYKTMPRVAISVDMLDTGVDVPAIQNLVFAKPVFSRVKFWQMIGRGTRLHTDKATGEVKQDFLIIDHWKNFAYFKLNPDGELDHPSEPLPVRLFRLRLEKWSLLHTQQFDTQSAVEELQAMLAALPRQSINVRPHWDELDQLLVKWPQPDHAAIEHLSKTIAPLMRLAPLCGLDELQFRVWCERLTIAWLKTDDAEQLKVKQRIQEAIASLADNIPEVRKVQEQRAWVATPGFWDHLDLLRLNNLQATFAPLMRYRTAVLKTTVEINLPDAITQRSWIIYGPSGEGAFAESYREQVEAWVKRLADELPALAKLKNGENLSDEELDSIASTLNQADLFVTEDTLRKAFENQNAALPEFLRHILCQDARLPDREQRINQAFETFIAQHGYLRANQLNYLRAVKAAVLRHGRITRAALSEPPLSRVGRVEVLFPQQDIEELIAFANQWVDDAA comes from the coding sequence GTGTCAGCTATAACGCCGACCGAGACGTCGACCCGAGCCGAGCTGATCGATTCCCAACTTGCCCGAGCCGGCTGGTCCAAGCAGCGCAAAATGCTGCTCGAAGAAGTCTTGCTGCAAATAGCCATTCCAGACCAACCTTATGGAAAAGATCAATTCGCTGATTACATTTTGCTCGGCTCGGACGGCAAACCACTGGCGGTGGTAGAAGCCAAGCGCACGGCGCGAGACGAATTAGCCGGAAAGCGTCAAGCGGCGGACTATGCAGAAGCGATCAAAGCCAAAACCGGCATCGATCCGTTTATCTTCCTGACCAACGGCAAGGAAATCCAGTTCTGGGATCGAGACCGTTATCCACCGCGTAAGATCGCAGGATTTTACACCAGAGACGATCTCGAACGCCTGAAGCACCAAAAGCAATACGCTCTGCCGGTAAGTGAAGTCTCTATTAACGCCGATATTGCCGGCCGCGATTATCAAAACGAAGCGATTCGCCGGGTCACAGAGGGTGTTGACGCCGCTAAGCGAAAATTCTTGCTGGTGATGGCAACCGGTACCGGTAAAACCCGCACCACGATTGCTTTGGTCGACACCCTGCTACGCGCCAAGCGCGTTCAGAAAGTGCTGTTTCTGGCCGATCGCCGCGAACTGGTTCGCCAAGCTATGTCCGAATTCAAAACCCATTTGCCCAACGAAAGCTTGAGTAGAATCGAAGGCGGCGCAACGACTGGTGCGCGTATCCAATTCGCCACCTATCCCAGCATGATGCAGGTTTATCAACGCCTGTCGGTGGGTTGTTACGACCTGATCGTCGCCGACGAAAGCCATCGTTCCATTTATCAACGCTATAAAGCGATTTTTGATCATTTCGATGCTATTCAGCTGGGCCTGACCGCCACCCCAACCGACTACATCGACCACAACACTTTCGAGCTGTTCGACTGTGGCGATGGGTTGCCGTCTTACTATTACAGCTATGAACAAGCGGTTGCCGATAAAAATTTGGTCTATTACCGGGTATTGGATGCACAAACCAATTTCCAACTGCAAGGGATTCAAGGCGATGCACTGCCAGAACCCTTGAAGCAAATGGCCAAAGATCAAGGCGTTGAACTCGACGAACTCAACTTCGACGGCAGCGATATCGAAAAAGGCGTCATAAACCAAGGCACCAACGACGCCATTGTGCGTGAATTCATGGACAAATGCCGCAAAGATGCGCGCGGCTTGCCGCATAAAACCATCATCTTCGCCGTCAGCCACGCCCATGCCAAACGTCTGTACGAAAGCTTCAACCGACTTTATCCGGAATTACAACGGCAGGGCATGGCGGAAATCATCGACAGCCACATGGAACGTGCTGATGCCACGTTGGACGATTTCAAATACAAAACCATGCCGCGTGTTGCTATTTCCGTAGACATGCTCGATACCGGCGTTGACGTGCCGGCCATTCAAAATCTGGTGTTCGCCAAACCCGTATTCAGTCGGGTCAAGTTTTGGCAGATGATCGGGCGCGGTACGAGGCTCCATACCGACAAAGCGACAGGCGAAGTCAAACAAGATTTCCTTATCATCGACCATTGGAAAAACTTCGCCTATTTCAAGCTCAACCCGGATGGCGAACTCGATCACCCCAGCGAACCGTTACCGGTACGGCTATTTCGCTTGCGTTTGGAAAAATGGAGCTTGCTGCATACGCAGCAATTCGATACGCAGTCTGCCGTTGAAGAATTACAAGCCATGCTTGCCGCCTTACCGCGGCAGAGTATCAACGTGCGGCCGCATTGGGATGAACTGGACCAGTTACTCGTGAAGTGGCCGCAACCCGATCATGCAGCCATCGAGCATCTCAGTAAAACGATTGCGCCGCTGATGCGATTGGCCCCTCTATGCGGACTCGACGAATTGCAATTTCGCGTTTGGTGCGAGCGTTTAACAATAGCCTGGTTGAAAACGGATGACGCCGAACAACTCAAGGTAAAACAGCGCATTCAAGAAGCCATTGCCAGCTTGGCTGATAACATCCCGGAAGTACGCAAAGTGCAGGAACAACGTGCCTGGGTTGCCACGCCAGGCTTTTGGGATCATTTGGATTTGCTCCGCCTGAATAATCTGCAAGCTACCTTTGCGCCGTTAATGCGTTATCGCACGGCCGTCCTCAAGACGACAGTAGAAATCAATTTGCCGGATGCTATCACCCAACGCAGCTGGATTATTTACGGTCCCAGCGGTGAAGGTGCATTTGCGGAAAGCTACCGCGAACAAGTAGAAGCTTGGGTCAAGCGCTTAGCGGATGAATTACCGGCGCTAGCCAAGTTAAAAAACGGCGAAAACCTCAGCGACGAAGAGCTGGACAGCATCGCCTCCACGTTGAATCAAGCCGATTTATTTGTTACCGAAGACACCTTGCGCAAAGCCTTTGAAAATCAAAACGCCGCGCTGCCGGAATTCTTACGCCACATTCTCTGCCAAGATGCGCGCTTGCCCGATCGGGAACAGCGCATTAACCAAGCATTCGAAACCTTCATTGCCCAGCATGGTTATCTGCGTGCTAATCAACTCAATTACTTGCGCGCAGTGAAAGCCGCAGTTCTCCGACACGGCCGTATTACCCGCGCTGCATTGAGCGAACCGCCGCTATCTCGCGTCGGCCGGGTCGAGGTATTGTTTCCGCAGCAAGATATCGAAGAACTCATCGCATTCGCCAACCAATGGGTTGACGATGCCGCTTAA
- a CDS encoding methylenetetrahydrofolate reductase, with protein sequence MEAFDTQYAFVQKLDDGINIINVPDIQRFETRSWELATRIDRSKFRFIPHFRAIDFKIDGGELFRIIEDYRLDSVLLVSGDPPEGLKRAYYNTDVVDLIRVVRRRFPTLNIYAGFDPHRQGLQDECDYTQRKADAGATGFFSQPFYDHRLIEIYAEHMRGLETFIGISPITTQASMNYWEVKNKVKFPKGFRPDYDWNVEFANSVIVAAATAGLNVYFMPIRIDLERYFQRINLI encoded by the coding sequence CTGGAAGCTTTTGACACGCAATACGCCTTCGTACAAAAGCTGGATGACGGCATCAACATCATCAACGTGCCGGACATTCAGCGCTTCGAAACCCGCAGTTGGGAACTGGCTACCCGCATCGACCGAAGCAAATTCCGCTTTATTCCGCATTTTCGCGCCATCGATTTCAAAATCGACGGCGGCGAATTATTCCGCATCATCGAAGACTATCGGCTCGATAGCGTACTGCTGGTATCCGGCGACCCGCCCGAGGGTTTGAAGCGGGCTTATTACAACACCGATGTGGTCGACCTGATCCGGGTCGTGCGTCGGCGTTTTCCGACCTTGAATATTTACGCCGGTTTCGACCCCCATCGGCAGGGCCTGCAGGACGAATGCGATTACACTCAGCGCAAAGCCGATGCCGGCGCAACGGGATTCTTCTCGCAGCCGTTCTACGACCACCGCTTGATCGAAATTTACGCCGAGCACATGCGGGGACTGGAAACCTTTATCGGCATCAGCCCCATCACCACCCAGGCGTCGATGAACTATTGGGAGGTTAAAAACAAGGTCAAGTTTCCGAAGGGCTTCCGCCCTGATTACGACTGGAATGTCGAGTTTGCCAATAGCGTCATCGTCGCGGCTGCCACTGCCGGCTTGAATGTCTATTTCATGCCGATACGGATTGATTTGGAGCGGTATTTTCAGCGGATAAATTTGATTTAG
- a CDS encoding DNA adenine methylase: MITLMIYPGGKGKCYQRLINLMPAHTTYIESHLGGGAVLRNKKTAHINFGIDADETVIATWRQRYPHYCTLVHGDAISFLEQYEYQGGELVYADPPYLPDSRRNSKIYRHEYSYKDHCRLLDVLIDLPCMVMLSGYDNSMYELRLRNWRKATFLSKTHVDVRTECVWMNFPPPTKLHDASYFGETYRDRQTNKRRHQRLFDRFDRMEPIEREYLLRELNAQYLTEARSS, encoded by the coding sequence ATGATTACCCTCATGATATATCCAGGCGGAAAAGGTAAATGCTACCAGCGGCTAATTAATCTGATGCCGGCACACACAACCTACATTGAATCGCACTTAGGTGGCGGGGCTGTGCTAAGGAATAAAAAGACCGCTCATATCAATTTTGGTATCGATGCAGATGAGACGGTAATCGCAACGTGGCGGCAACGATATCCTCACTATTGCACCCTTGTACACGGCGACGCCATTTCGTTCCTTGAGCAGTATGAATACCAAGGGGGGGAGCTAGTTTACGCCGATCCTCCGTATTTGCCCGACTCCAGAAGAAATTCAAAAATTTATCGGCATGAGTATTCGTATAAGGACCACTGCCGGCTGTTGGACGTTTTGATCGATTTGCCTTGCATGGTGATGCTTTCAGGCTACGACAACTCGATGTATGAACTGCGCTTACGGAATTGGCGCAAAGCAACGTTTTTGTCGAAGACCCATGTGGATGTGCGGACAGAGTGCGTCTGGATGAATTTTCCACCCCCAACCAAGCTTCATGACGCTTCATATTTTGGAGAGACATATCGAGACCGGCAGACGAATAAGCGCCGCCATCAGCGTTTGTTTGATCGGTTTGACCGTATGGAACCCATTGAGCGAGAGTACCTATTGCGTGAACTCAATGCTCAGTACTTAACTGAGGCGAGATCCTCATGA
- a CDS encoding nitroreductase family protein: protein MSSIAEWIDLGNPFPRLVPNCYTPISWPKRNVIQLPLTITAEERQESAINILLRRRTRRQFSNLSMEVLGSLLWVCCHTQELGSGHLGFPLSRRPCPSSGAIHPIHLLVLLPQENCWYRYDPREHALHETPSKLDATIVKSSMQSIVAAPSATLFILAAEPSMTAAKYEESASLVWRDAGVMLGVFGIAAEALDLSFCPLGVTGEPWVSQLLEQPGLFGVGGALVGTTPPS from the coding sequence ATGAGCTCAATTGCGGAATGGATAGACTTGGGTAATCCTTTCCCCCGTCTAGTGCCTAATTGCTATACGCCTATCAGTTGGCCTAAGAGAAACGTAATTCAATTACCCCTCACAATTACTGCCGAGGAAAGACAAGAATCTGCAATCAATATACTGCTTCGTCGTCGGACGCGACGCCAGTTTTCTAATTTGAGTATGGAAGTACTAGGCTCTTTACTTTGGGTGTGCTGTCATACTCAAGAATTAGGCAGTGGCCACTTAGGATTTCCTTTGTCACGGCGCCCATGTCCATCAAGCGGCGCGATTCATCCCATCCACCTTCTTGTGCTGCTGCCCCAAGAAAACTGTTGGTACCGTTACGACCCTAGGGAACATGCATTACACGAAACACCCAGTAAACTAGATGCAACAATAGTGAAGAGTTCGATGCAATCCATTGTTGCTGCACCATCGGCGACATTGTTCATCCTTGCTGCGGAACCAAGTATGACAGCGGCAAAATATGAAGAATCTGCAAGCTTGGTATGGAGAGACGCCGGCGTGATGCTTGGGGTATTTGGTATAGCTGCAGAAGCCCTTGATCTCAGTTTTTGTCCTTTGGGGGTGACCGGAGAGCCTTGGGTAAGCCAGCTACTCGAACAACCGGGTTTGTTTGGCGTCGGCGGCGCCCTTGTTGGAACGACTCCGCCCTCTTGA
- a CDS encoding 7-cyano-7-deazaguanine synthase: MKTALLLSGGMDSLAIAWWKRPYHCFTIDYGQLAAEAEITASKVICKKLGIEHHVIRVDCRSLGSGDMAGTPPDGYAPASDWWPYRNQMLLTFAAMKALPLGVKSLLIGSVKSDKSHQDGTIQFLESMNTLLSLQEGGMTVSAPAIDMTTPELIRHAGVPKNILSWAHSCHKADVACANCRGCNKYFEVLYELNCGMDRLG, from the coding sequence ATGAAGACCGCTTTATTACTATCAGGTGGAATGGATTCACTGGCTATTGCATGGTGGAAACGCCCTTACCACTGTTTTACTATTGATTATGGGCAGCTCGCGGCCGAAGCAGAGATAACTGCATCAAAGGTAATCTGTAAGAAATTGGGTATTGAGCATCATGTCATCCGTGTCGATTGCAGGTCTCTGGGCTCGGGAGATATGGCAGGTACACCTCCAGATGGATATGCTCCTGCTAGTGATTGGTGGCCCTATCGAAATCAAATGTTGCTAACTTTTGCCGCCATGAAGGCCTTACCCTTGGGAGTCAAGTCGCTTTTGATTGGCTCCGTAAAATCCGATAAGTCCCATCAAGACGGCACTATCCAATTTCTGGAAAGCATGAACACCTTGCTGTCTCTCCAAGAAGGAGGCATGACAGTTAGTGCTCCTGCTATCGATATGACGACTCCTGAACTGATTCGACACGCAGGCGTCCCTAAAAATATTCTAAGTTGGGCTCACAGTTGTCATAAAGCAGACGTTGCGTGCGCAAACTGTCGAGGATGTAATAAGTATTTTGAGGTGCTTTATGAGCTCAATTGCGGAATGGATAGACTTGGGTAA
- a CDS encoding PfkB family carbohydrate kinase, producing MNSTTDDTYAIAIVGGVYRERCMRPAWQEVYGSAGRAASAMASMGVSVELYTYYDSITEPVLISRAAIEGFKFSGESIPKSIIFDYDHGLATPRIYSFGSRQSSLRVQAEQVLRFGMLEGSATVHGKRVVYDPQSPAKPEPFRQNGSTADELALILNYREARLLSGGVSTSADLIAKSLVLDGHAQVVVIKCGPLGALVHDGKSTDLVPAYRSRSVWKIGSGDNFAAHFALRWMEEGKSAAESADLASRATAYYCQSKGFAIPEIFESFTPEAIVPSEAFRNGRRPVVYLAGPFFTLAQLWIVEQARKDLTDMGLEVFSPYHDVGCGSAEDVVMLDLAGIERADIIFAIGDGMDSGTIYEIGYARAKVKPVIVYCENESQENKKMMQGSSCLMCDDYVSAIYHAVWTACSL from the coding sequence ATGAATTCAACAACAGATGATACTTACGCTATCGCCATCGTCGGCGGAGTGTATCGCGAGCGCTGCATGCGACCAGCGTGGCAAGAGGTGTATGGATCTGCAGGACGAGCTGCATCCGCCATGGCTTCAATGGGCGTGTCTGTTGAACTATATACCTATTACGATTCAATAACTGAGCCGGTATTAATTTCTCGAGCAGCCATTGAAGGGTTTAAATTCTCAGGGGAAAGCATTCCAAAATCTATAATTTTTGATTACGACCACGGTTTAGCCACTCCACGCATTTATAGTTTTGGTAGTCGCCAATCGTCGCTACGCGTACAGGCTGAACAGGTTTTACGCTTCGGCATGCTGGAAGGCAGCGCAACTGTACACGGCAAGAGAGTTGTCTACGACCCGCAGAGCCCTGCAAAGCCCGAGCCATTTCGTCAAAACGGATCTACAGCAGACGAACTTGCTCTGATTCTTAATTATCGAGAGGCCCGGTTATTGAGTGGAGGGGTAAGTACATCAGCTGACTTAATTGCCAAATCATTGGTTCTTGATGGCCATGCTCAAGTTGTAGTTATTAAATGTGGTCCACTGGGTGCTTTGGTTCATGATGGTAAGTCAACTGATCTAGTTCCAGCCTATCGGTCACGATCTGTATGGAAAATAGGTTCCGGAGATAACTTTGCTGCACATTTTGCATTACGATGGATGGAGGAAGGGAAATCGGCCGCCGAAAGTGCGGACCTTGCCTCACGAGCAACGGCATACTATTGCCAAAGCAAAGGTTTTGCCATACCAGAAATATTTGAATCATTCACACCAGAAGCAATTGTTCCCTCTGAGGCATTCAGAAATGGGCGCCGTCCGGTTGTCTACTTGGCGGGCCCCTTCTTTACTCTAGCTCAGCTCTGGATCGTTGAGCAAGCACGGAAAGACCTAACAGACATGGGGCTTGAAGTATTCTCACCGTATCACGATGTGGGTTGCGGTAGTGCTGAGGACGTGGTCATGCTTGACTTAGCAGGCATAGAGAGAGCAGACATCATTTTTGCCATTGGCGACGGCATGGACTCGGGCACAATTTATGAGATTGGCTACGCTCGAGCCAAAGTTAAACCTGTGATCGTTTATTGTGAGAACGAGTCTCAGGAAAACAAAAAAATGATGCAAGGTTCGTCATGCCTTATGTGCGATGACTATGTTAGCGCTATCTATCATGCGGTTTGGACTGCGTGTAGTCTATGA